One Diabrotica virgifera virgifera chromosome 3, PGI_DIABVI_V3a genomic window carries:
- the LOC126882325 gene encoding procyclic form-specific polypeptide A-beta-like: MLKEAFILLSVSCFVLGNPDFISDLMDALEKTVPNRSNENKGKHKGRTKGAGADRSVEEGEQGKKEPAKNKPMEAEPKAEPETEPKAEPKAEPEELPEKIES; the protein is encoded by the exons ATGTTAAAAGAAGCATTTATCCTGCTGTCTGTATCATGTTTTGTTCTG ggTAATCCTGATTTTATATCAGATCTAATGGATGCTTTAGAAAAAACAGTTCCGAATAGGTCAAATGAAAACAAAGGAAAACATAAAGGCAGAACAAAGGGGGCAGGTGCTGATAGGTCCGTCGAAGAAGGCGAACAAGGAAAAAAAGAACCTGCAAAAAATAAACCTATGGAAGCAGAACCTAAAGCAGAACCTGAAACAGAACCCAAAGCAGAACCTAAAGCAGAACCTGAAGAATTACCAGAAAAAATCGAGAGCTAA